From Spirosoma aerolatum, one genomic window encodes:
- a CDS encoding VOC family protein — MCQFIAKIHFLTLGLLLSWASYAQSNFTSKVIGVGVVVADLDRSVDFYVNGIGMVKTGSFTINEDFGKRSGLTNGVATNVTILKLENSPDATDWKLMSFGSKPSHPKPKHIQDDTGMQYITIQVKALKPIIERLTQMKVPFLGSTPTPLNAKAHFVFVQDPDGNFIELIGPVE, encoded by the coding sequence ATGTGTCAATTCATCGCTAAAATCCATTTTCTGACGTTAGGACTGCTACTGAGTTGGGCCTCCTATGCGCAATCAAACTTCACCAGCAAAGTTATTGGTGTGGGGGTTGTTGTGGCCGATCTCGACCGCTCGGTGGATTTCTACGTCAACGGTATCGGTATGGTCAAAACGGGTAGCTTCACCATCAACGAAGATTTTGGCAAACGCTCCGGCCTGACCAACGGCGTAGCCACGAACGTAACCATTCTGAAACTCGAAAACAGCCCCGATGCCACCGACTGGAAACTGATGAGCTTTGGTAGCAAGCCCTCCCATCCGAAACCCAAACACATTCAGGACGATACGGGGATGCAGTACATCACCATTCAGGTGAAAGCGTTGAAACCCATCATTGAGCGTCTGACCCAAATGAAAGTGCCGTTTCTGGGCAGCACCCCGACACCGTTGAACGCCAAAGCGCACTTTGTGTTCGTGCAGGACCCTGATGGCAATTTCATTGAACTGATTGGCCCAGTGGAGTAA
- a CDS encoding glycoside hydrolase family 43 protein, producing the protein MKVFPFQSGLLAVMLLLTQFSAKAQTAHNPIIFADVPDMAMIRVGNTYYMSSTTMHLSPGLPIMKSKDLVNWQMVGYAYDTLASVDALNLTNGKSTYGRGSWASSLRYHNGTYYATTFAQTTGKTYIYTTKNIEKGPWKEVSFKPSYHDHSLFFDDDGRTYLIYGAGKLNILELNADASGVKPGTTGQVLIENASIPSGTGGGLPAEGSQLFKVNGKYYLFNISWPKGGMRTVLIHRADKLTGPWEGRVALQDLGVAQGGLIDTPDGRWFAYLFRDFGGVGRIPYLVPVKWEDGWPVLGVNGKVPETLDLPASKGLIPGIVHSDEFTRKKGEPALPLVWQWNHNPDNRLWSVTERSGYLRLKTGRVDTSFVLARNTLTQRTIGPTCSGSTALDVSNLKDGDFAGLSLLQKNYGLVGVKRENGQNAILMVSAATGKPVEVQRVSLSQKTVYLKAECDFRDRKDIANFFYSLDGKAWTKIGEPLKMPYTIPHFMGYRFGLVNYATLQTGGFADFDYFRITDQIIKKE; encoded by the coding sequence ATGAAAGTATTCCCTTTTCAATCTGGCCTGCTGGCCGTTATGCTTTTGCTGACGCAGTTCTCCGCAAAAGCACAAACGGCACATAACCCAATCATCTTTGCCGATGTGCCGGATATGGCCATGATTCGGGTGGGCAACACCTACTACATGAGCAGCACCACCATGCACCTGAGTCCGGGCCTACCGATCATGAAATCGAAAGACTTGGTTAACTGGCAGATGGTCGGCTATGCCTACGATACACTGGCTAGTGTTGATGCACTGAATCTGACAAACGGCAAAAGCACCTACGGACGTGGTTCGTGGGCCAGTAGTTTGCGGTATCACAACGGAACGTACTACGCAACCACCTTCGCCCAAACGACAGGCAAGACCTATATCTACACGACCAAAAACATCGAAAAAGGCCCCTGGAAAGAAGTTTCCTTCAAACCATCCTATCACGATCACAGTCTGTTTTTTGATGACGACGGCAGAACGTACCTGATCTATGGTGCGGGTAAACTCAACATACTGGAACTCAATGCCGATGCGTCGGGCGTAAAACCCGGTACTACCGGGCAGGTGTTGATCGAAAACGCCAGCATCCCTTCAGGCACGGGTGGTGGCTTACCAGCCGAAGGGTCACAGCTTTTCAAGGTCAACGGCAAGTATTACCTGTTCAACATTAGCTGGCCCAAAGGGGGCATGCGAACCGTACTTATTCACCGGGCCGACAAACTTACGGGGCCGTGGGAAGGGCGAGTCGCCTTGCAGGATTTGGGCGTGGCGCAGGGTGGCCTCATCGATACGCCCGACGGTCGGTGGTTTGCTTATCTCTTTCGCGATTTTGGGGGCGTGGGCCGAATTCCGTATCTGGTGCCGGTAAAGTGGGAAGACGGTTGGCCCGTGTTGGGCGTTAATGGCAAAGTACCCGAAACGCTTGACCTTCCGGCCAGTAAGGGTTTAATTCCCGGCATTGTGCATTCCGACGAATTTACCCGCAAAAAAGGGGAGCCCGCCTTGCCCTTGGTCTGGCAATGGAACCACAATCCCGACAACAGGCTCTGGTCAGTAACGGAACGAAGCGGCTATCTGCGGTTGAAAACCGGACGGGTCGACACCTCGTTTGTACTGGCTCGCAACACGCTTACCCAACGCACCATCGGCCCGACCTGTTCGGGCTCTACCGCGCTCGATGTATCCAATCTGAAAGATGGTGATTTTGCGGGCTTGAGTCTGTTGCAGAAGAATTACGGTCTGGTCGGCGTAAAACGGGAAAATGGGCAAAACGCCATCTTGATGGTCAGTGCAGCAACCGGGAAACCTGTTGAGGTACAACGGGTGTCGTTGAGCCAGAAAACGGTTTATCTGAAAGCTGAATGTGATTTTCGGGATCGTAAGGACATCGCCAATTTTTTCTACAGCCTCGACGGTAAAGCCTGGACAAAAATCGGTGAACCGCTGAAAATGCCATACACCATCCCGCATTTTATGGGCTATCGCTTCGGTCTGGTCAATTACGCCACTCTGCAAACGGGCGGTTTTGCCGATTTCGACTATTTCCGAATCACCGACCAAATCATAAAGAAAGAATAA
- a CDS encoding sialate O-acetylesterase — translation MNKICLLALFAFIGFRASAQDKNFYIFLCFGQSNMEGNAKIEPQDTVNVNSRFQVLEAVDCPSLNRKMGQWYTAVPPLCRCRTGLTPADYFGRELVANLPEKVRIGVINVAVGGCKIELFDKDHYQSYTANVPGWMKNFINEYGGNPYARLVEMAKLAQKDGVIKGVLLHQGESNTNDTLWTKKVKVVYDNLMHDLDLKPKKVPLLAGETVNADQGGICASMNRIIATLPQTIKNAHVISSAGCTDSADNLHFNAAGYRELGKRYATQMLTLLGYKPMVTN, via the coding sequence ATGAATAAAATCTGTTTACTAGCCCTCTTTGCCTTTATCGGCTTTAGGGCTTCGGCTCAGGACAAAAACTTTTACATCTTCCTCTGCTTCGGTCAGTCGAACATGGAAGGTAATGCCAAAATAGAACCACAGGATACGGTCAATGTGAACAGCCGATTTCAGGTATTGGAAGCCGTTGATTGCCCCAGCCTGAATCGAAAAATGGGTCAGTGGTATACGGCAGTGCCTCCCTTGTGTCGCTGCCGGACCGGTCTTACACCCGCCGATTACTTTGGCCGTGAGTTAGTTGCCAATCTGCCCGAAAAGGTCCGCATTGGTGTCATCAATGTGGCGGTGGGCGGCTGTAAAATCGAACTGTTCGACAAAGATCATTACCAGTCGTACACGGCTAATGTGCCGGGCTGGATGAAAAACTTCATCAACGAATACGGCGGAAATCCATACGCCCGTCTGGTCGAAATGGCGAAGCTGGCACAGAAGGATGGCGTCATTAAAGGAGTTCTGTTGCATCAGGGCGAGTCGAATACCAACGATACGCTGTGGACGAAAAAAGTAAAAGTCGTGTATGACAACCTGATGCATGACCTCGACCTTAAACCCAAAAAGGTCCCCCTACTGGCTGGCGAAACCGTCAATGCCGATCAGGGAGGGATTTGTGCGAGCATGAATAGAATCATTGCTACGCTTCCGCAAACGATCAAAAACGCGCATGTGATTTCGTCGGCAGGCTGTACCGACTCGGCCGATAATCTGCACTTCAATGCGGCTGGCTATAGAGAACTAGGAAAACGATACGCCACGCAAATGCTGACGCTGCTGGGTTATAAACCGATGGTAACCAACTAA
- a CDS encoding alpha/beta hydrolase: MKRFNSINKGILAALVGWLLVASLPASAQEIMPLYPGAVPNAKASDLPETGASTGVFKGITKPTLEYYKPNPAKASGTAVVIIPGGGYGVVVYQGEGINIAKAFAEKGVAAFILKYRLPSDAIMVDKKIGPLQDAQQAIKLVRENAATWGVDASKVGVIGFSAGGHLASTLATHFEKAYVENGNNTSLRPDFQILVYPVISMQDSLTHGGSHDNLLGKNPSRADVELFSNELQVRANTPPTYLTHAADDKLVDVDNSIVYFEKLRHQKVPVEMHIYPKGDHGFIFRHPGWMEPLFAWMQQNNWIKE, encoded by the coding sequence ATGAAACGCTTTAATTCAATAAATAAAGGCATTTTGGCCGCTTTAGTTGGTTGGTTGCTGGTGGCATCGCTACCCGCAAGTGCTCAGGAAATTATGCCGCTCTATCCGGGGGCTGTTCCGAATGCAAAAGCATCTGACTTGCCGGAAACAGGCGCGTCAACGGGTGTTTTCAAGGGTATTACTAAACCCACGCTGGAGTATTACAAACCGAATCCTGCCAAAGCGTCCGGCACGGCGGTCGTCATCATTCCCGGCGGTGGGTATGGGGTTGTGGTGTATCAGGGCGAAGGTATCAATATTGCCAAGGCCTTTGCTGAGAAAGGCGTGGCCGCTTTTATCCTGAAATACCGATTACCCAGCGATGCCATCATGGTCGATAAGAAAATTGGTCCGTTGCAGGATGCGCAACAGGCCATAAAACTGGTTCGCGAAAATGCCGCTACGTGGGGTGTCGATGCCAGTAAAGTAGGCGTCATAGGCTTTTCGGCGGGTGGGCATCTGGCGTCTACATTGGCGACACATTTTGAAAAAGCCTATGTAGAAAACGGTAATAATACCAGTCTACGCCCTGATTTTCAGATACTGGTGTACCCCGTTATCAGTATGCAGGACAGCCTGACGCATGGCGGTTCGCACGACAATCTGCTGGGTAAAAATCCGTCGCGGGCGGATGTCGAGCTTTTCTCCAATGAGTTGCAGGTTCGGGCCAATACGCCACCCACCTACCTGACTCATGCCGCCGACGACAAACTGGTCGATGTCGACAACAGCATTGTCTATTTCGAAAAACTCCGGCATCAGAAAGTACCCGTCGAAATGCACATTTACCCCAAGGGCGATCACGGGTTTATTTTCCGGCATCCCGGCTGGATGGAGCCGCTGTTTGCCTGGATGCAGCAGAATAACTGGATCAAAGAATGA
- a CDS encoding alpha-L-fucosidase, with product MRQKRFNLWLLLSLAFYTIGLAQPTPPQPVGPLPSDNQLRWQHMEYYAFIHFSINTYTDMAWGFGNEDPKLFNPTKLDCRQWARICKEAGMKGIIFTAKHHSGFCLWPSKYTEYSVKNVPWRNGKADIVRELADACKEYGLKFGVYLSPWDRNHPDYGKPEYITYFRNQLTELLTSYGDIFEVWFDGANGGSGYYGGANETRKIDAKTYYDWPNTYKLVRKLQPKIVIWNDGGDRADLRWVGTEAGYVGETNWSLLNATGDVPEQMLRHGVENGNAWVPGEVNTSIRPEWFYHEREDRKVKTLPQLMDTYYNSIGRNGTLLLNFPIMPNGLIHEKDEQAVQAFAKATKEAFAVNLARNARATADQVRGKSATYAASKAIDADKESYWATDDAARSASLTLQFSKPTAFNRFLVQEPIRLGQRVKSFTVEALVDGNWKEIAKETTIGYKRILRFPTVEATQLRLNILDAKGCPLISNLEVYKAPLILTPPIITRDQAGDIHIKSGDTESEVYYTLDGSTPTAKSNKYTAPVKTSPGKVDLKAITYNPFTKQSSVASDEKFDIARSSWKILSTEAKAAYQALDGNPATSWHQPKSQAMPTDLVIDLGKEETLTGFRYLPAQNWWEEASIITHYQFEVSTDNQTWKRVSEGEFSNIKNSPFWQTKTFEPTKARYINLRALKNTQDGSASGYAEVDVITK from the coding sequence ATGAGGCAAAAACGTTTTAATCTGTGGCTGCTCCTGAGTCTGGCTTTTTACACAATTGGATTAGCTCAGCCAACGCCACCGCAGCCCGTTGGTCCGTTGCCCAGCGACAACCAGTTGCGCTGGCAGCACATGGAGTACTATGCCTTCATTCATTTTTCGATAAATACGTATACCGACATGGCCTGGGGCTTCGGCAACGAAGATCCGAAGCTGTTTAATCCGACCAAACTGGATTGCCGACAGTGGGCGCGTATCTGCAAAGAAGCCGGGATGAAAGGCATCATTTTCACGGCCAAACACCACAGCGGCTTTTGCCTCTGGCCCTCGAAATACACCGAATATTCCGTTAAAAATGTTCCCTGGCGGAACGGGAAAGCCGATATAGTGCGGGAGCTGGCCGATGCCTGTAAAGAATACGGCCTGAAGTTTGGCGTCTACCTGTCGCCCTGGGACCGGAATCATCCCGACTACGGAAAGCCTGAATACATTACCTATTTCCGCAACCAGTTGACAGAATTGCTCACCAGCTACGGTGACATTTTTGAAGTCTGGTTCGATGGGGCCAATGGTGGGTCGGGCTATTACGGTGGAGCCAACGAAACGCGGAAAATTGACGCTAAAACCTATTACGACTGGCCCAATACATACAAACTCGTGCGAAAGCTCCAGCCCAAAATTGTCATCTGGAACGATGGTGGCGACCGGGCCGACCTGCGCTGGGTAGGTACCGAAGCGGGGTACGTTGGCGAAACCAACTGGAGCCTCTTAAATGCGACCGGCGATGTACCGGAGCAAATGCTTCGTCATGGGGTCGAAAATGGCAATGCCTGGGTACCGGGCGAAGTAAACACCTCCATTCGGCCGGAGTGGTTTTATCACGAACGGGAAGACCGAAAGGTGAAGACCCTGCCCCAACTGATGGATACGTATTACAACTCCATTGGTCGGAACGGGACGCTGCTGCTCAATTTCCCGATCATGCCCAACGGGCTGATTCACGAGAAAGACGAACAGGCCGTACAAGCCTTTGCCAAAGCAACGAAGGAAGCTTTTGCCGTGAATCTGGCCAGGAACGCCCGTGCCACTGCTGACCAGGTACGCGGCAAAAGCGCGACCTATGCCGCCAGCAAAGCCATCGATGCCGATAAAGAAAGCTATTGGGCGACAGACGATGCGGCTCGTAGCGCATCGCTGACTCTCCAATTCAGTAAACCCACGGCGTTCAATCGGTTTCTGGTGCAGGAGCCGATTCGGTTGGGTCAACGGGTTAAATCATTTACGGTCGAAGCGCTGGTGGATGGCAACTGGAAGGAAATTGCCAAAGAAACGACAATCGGCTATAAACGGATTCTGCGGTTCCCGACCGTTGAAGCCACGCAACTGCGTCTGAACATTCTGGATGCCAAAGGTTGCCCGTTGATTTCAAATCTTGAAGTATATAAAGCGCCCCTGATTCTGACGCCCCCCATCATCACACGCGATCAGGCTGGCGATATCCACATCAAATCCGGCGATACGGAATCGGAGGTGTATTATACCCTCGACGGCAGTACGCCAACGGCAAAATCGAACAAATACACGGCTCCGGTAAAAACCAGTCCCGGTAAAGTTGATCTGAAGGCGATCACCTACAATCCGTTTACGAAACAAAGCAGCGTGGCCAGCGACGAAAAATTCGACATCGCCCGTAGTAGCTGGAAAATCCTGAGTACGGAGGCCAAGGCAGCGTATCAGGCTTTAGATGGGAACCCTGCTACCTCCTGGCATCAGCCGAAAAGTCAAGCAATGCCAACAGACCTGGTTATTGATTTGGGTAAAGAAGAAACGCTGACCGGTTTCCGGTATCTGCCTGCCCAGAACTGGTGGGAGGAAGCCAGCATTATTACCCACTATCAGTTTGAGGTATCGACGGATAACCAGACCTGGAAACGGGTCAGCGAGGGCGAATTTTCGAACATTAAAAACAGTCCATTCTGGCAAACCAAAACCTTTGAACCAACAAAAGCCCGATACATCAACCTGCGGGCTCTGAAAAACACCCAGGACGGCTCAGCGTCAGGCTATGCCGAAGTGGATGTCATTACTAAGTAA
- a CDS encoding esterase — translation MNQRLIRRIGLFWSLFGLYLGALGQPPRGPLVVSPQVNADKSVTFRYLAPQAKDVQLSAQFEKGPVPMSKDAQGIWSVTVGPVKPDIYPYSFRVDGVTVMDPANVAFFPNERFKASLVDVPGDTPLIHAMRDVPHGSINYEYYPSIAGTTGSLVVYTPPGYDQSPTKKYPVYYLISGTTDTEETFFKVGKTNLILDNLIAEGKAKPMIIVMPYGNIAARVAEQKGGSKPADPTVRDGADAVKRANDFAEDLVSNVIPYIEKAYRAIPNRENRAIGGFSRGGGQTLRTAFNNMDKFAWVCAYSSYLSPQEMDGNFSQIVAKPEQTNKQLKLLWVSVGSDDFLYKGTVEFMDYLKAKQVNFKSLITDGGHTWMNVKTYVAATTPLLFR, via the coding sequence ATGAACCAACGATTAATCCGCCGAATAGGGCTTTTCTGGAGTCTGTTTGGTCTGTATTTGGGGGCACTCGGCCAGCCGCCCCGTGGTCCGCTGGTGGTATCACCCCAGGTGAACGCTGACAAGTCGGTTACGTTCCGGTATCTGGCGCCACAGGCTAAAGACGTGCAACTAAGCGCACAGTTTGAAAAAGGTCCCGTGCCCATGTCCAAAGATGCGCAGGGTATCTGGAGCGTTACAGTGGGTCCGGTCAAGCCCGATATTTATCCGTATAGTTTTCGAGTCGATGGTGTTACGGTCATGGACCCGGCCAATGTCGCTTTCTTCCCCAACGAACGGTTCAAAGCCAGTCTGGTTGACGTACCGGGCGATACACCGCTGATTCACGCCATGCGCGATGTGCCGCACGGCTCCATCAATTACGAATACTATCCGTCGATAGCGGGGACTACGGGTTCGCTGGTAGTCTATACGCCACCGGGTTATGACCAGTCACCCACGAAAAAGTATCCCGTTTATTACCTCATCAGTGGGACAACCGATACGGAGGAAACCTTCTTCAAAGTCGGCAAGACCAACCTGATTCTGGACAATCTGATTGCGGAAGGCAAAGCCAAACCCATGATAATCGTAATGCCCTACGGAAACATTGCTGCTCGGGTAGCCGAACAAAAGGGCGGCTCGAAACCTGCCGACCCAACCGTGCGGGATGGAGCCGATGCCGTCAAACGCGCCAACGATTTTGCCGAGGACCTGGTGAGCAACGTGATTCCTTACATCGAAAAGGCGTATCGGGCCATTCCTAACCGGGAGAACCGGGCCATTGGTGGATTTTCGCGTGGGGGCGGACAAACGCTCCGAACCGCCTTTAACAACATGGACAAATTTGCGTGGGTGTGTGCCTATAGCTCGTACCTGTCGCCCCAGGAGATGGATGGGAACTTTAGCCAGATCGTAGCCAAACCCGAACAGACCAATAAGCAACTGAAACTGTTGTGGGTGAGCGTTGGTAGCGATGATTTTCTATACAAGGGGACGGTGGAGTTTATGGACTATCTGAAGGCGAAACAGGTGAATTTTAAAAGCCTGATTACCGACGGTGGCCATACCTGGATGAATGTAAAAACCTACGTTGCTGCCACTACGCCACTGCTATTTCGCTGA
- a CDS encoding alpha/beta hydrolase, producing MKHINSFLYALLFSASAVLAQQRPPAISSPDVHPDHSITFRYFSRNAKKVMLSGEFLKAPVALTKDTSGTWSVTVPPVKPDIYPYSFTVDSVQLADPNNTYIFANERFKRSIVDVPGDQPLVHSLQNVPHGKISYRYYKSGTLGTTRQLLVYTPPGFNPNGKTKYPVLYLIHGGSDTEETWTKVGRANLIADNLIAQGKAKPMLIVMPYGNVRPAPMPDFTKDMVNDIVPFVEANYPVIKESKGRAVAGFSVGGGQTLNIGMTNTDKFAYICSYAPYTATEEFQKNFTNWSPDANKINSQLKLFTISVGTEDFLYEPVKKNIAMFEEKKIKTKSYIVPGGHTWMNCKQYLATTLQELFQ from the coding sequence ATGAAACATATCAACTCTTTCTTATACGCTTTGCTTTTTTCTGCTAGTGCAGTATTGGCTCAGCAACGACCACCCGCCATCAGTTCGCCCGACGTACACCCGGACCATAGCATCACGTTTCGGTATTTTTCCCGGAATGCGAAAAAAGTCATGCTGTCTGGTGAATTTCTGAAAGCCCCCGTCGCCCTGACCAAAGACACGTCGGGCACCTGGAGCGTGACGGTGCCGCCCGTCAAACCCGATATTTATCCCTACAGCTTTACGGTCGATAGTGTGCAACTGGCCGATCCGAATAACACCTACATCTTTGCCAACGAACGCTTCAAACGGAGCATTGTCGATGTGCCGGGCGATCAGCCGCTGGTGCATTCGCTACAGAACGTACCCCACGGCAAAATCAGCTATCGCTACTACAAATCGGGCACGCTCGGAACAACCCGCCAGTTGCTGGTCTACACCCCACCCGGTTTTAACCCGAACGGCAAGACGAAATATCCGGTGCTGTACCTGATTCACGGCGGCTCCGACACCGAAGAAACCTGGACCAAAGTAGGCCGCGCCAACCTGATTGCCGATAACCTGATCGCGCAGGGCAAAGCCAAACCCATGCTGATTGTGATGCCCTATGGTAATGTTCGCCCTGCCCCGATGCCCGATTTTACAAAAGATATGGTAAACGATATTGTTCCATTTGTCGAAGCCAATTATCCCGTCATTAAGGAAAGCAAAGGCCGGGCTGTGGCTGGGTTCTCAGTCGGGGGCGGCCAAACGCTGAACATCGGAATGACCAACACCGACAAATTTGCCTACATCTGCTCGTATGCACCCTATACGGCTACCGAAGAGTTTCAGAAAAACTTCACAAACTGGTCGCCGGATGCGAACAAGATCAACAGCCAACTGAAATTATTCACCATCAGCGTGGGAACGGAGGACTTTCTGTACGAACCCGTAAAAAAGAACATCGCCATGTTTGAAGAGAAGAAAATCAAGACGAAAAGCTACATCGTTCCCGGTGGCCATACCTGGATGAACTGCAAGCAGTACCTGGCAACGACGTTACAGGAATTGTTTCAATGA
- a CDS encoding alpha/beta hydrolase-fold protein: MIRTTLVALFATTLINTTCLAQGSQPAIVEDFKPSSLNQPGQEYPQVNSQGYARFKIKAPQADSVRVSLGLGGKGGTILTKGEDGFWTGTTAGPMDEGFHYYNVTIDGGKFNDPGALNFYGSVRWESGIEIPAHDQDFYALKDVPHGMVQQVLFPSKSTNTSRRAFVYTPPGYEKEKSKKYPVLYLQHGWGEDETAWSNQGHANLIMDNLIAEGKIKPFIIVMTYGMTNEVKFGKIREFKIDPFQTVMVDELIPYVDANFRTLSNRDNRAMAGLSMGGMETKMITLNKPDVFGYYGLLSGGVYAPEDLKDKAKPKLVFISCGSKERPDGVQKSVTDLKAAGYNAVSYVSDKTAHEFQTWRRSLHELAPLLFKN; encoded by the coding sequence ATGATTCGTACAACTTTAGTGGCTTTGTTCGCAACCACATTAATCAACACCACTTGCCTTGCGCAGGGTAGCCAACCGGCTATCGTTGAGGATTTTAAACCGTCTTCGTTGAATCAGCCGGGGCAGGAGTACCCGCAGGTAAACTCGCAGGGTTACGCCCGATTCAAGATCAAGGCCCCCCAAGCCGATAGTGTCCGGGTGAGCCTGGGACTGGGCGGAAAAGGAGGTACCATCCTCACCAAAGGCGAAGACGGATTCTGGACCGGAACCACAGCCGGACCAATGGACGAAGGTTTTCATTACTACAACGTGACGATTGACGGTGGCAAGTTTAACGACCCCGGTGCGTTGAATTTCTACGGATCGGTTCGGTGGGAGAGCGGCATTGAAATACCCGCTCACGATCAGGACTTTTATGCGCTGAAGGATGTACCGCACGGAATGGTGCAGCAGGTTCTGTTCCCGTCGAAAAGCACCAATACATCCCGCCGGGCTTTTGTGTATACGCCACCGGGCTACGAGAAAGAGAAGTCGAAAAAATACCCGGTGCTGTACCTGCAACACGGTTGGGGCGAAGACGAAACGGCCTGGAGCAATCAGGGACACGCCAACCTGATTATGGACAATCTGATTGCCGAAGGTAAAATCAAGCCGTTTATTATCGTAATGACCTACGGCATGACCAACGAGGTGAAGTTTGGCAAAATACGCGAGTTTAAAATCGATCCATTTCAGACCGTGATGGTCGATGAGCTGATTCCGTATGTAGACGCTAATTTCCGCACCCTGTCCAACCGCGACAATCGGGCCATGGCGGGTCTGTCGATGGGGGGTATGGAAACCAAAATGATTACTCTCAACAAGCCGGACGTATTTGGGTATTATGGTCTGCTCAGCGGTGGCGTGTATGCGCCCGAAGATCTCAAGGATAAGGCAAAACCAAAGCTGGTTTTCATTAGCTGCGGCAGTAAAGAACGGCCCGATGGTGTCCAGAAATCGGTTACCGACCTGAAAGCGGCTGGCTATAATGCTGTTTCGTATGTATCCGACAAAACGGCCCACGAATTCCAGACCTGGCGTCGCAGTCTGCATGAGCTTGCCCCATTGCTGTTTAAAAACTAA
- a CDS encoding alpha/beta hydrolase-fold protein: MKKILALTLCVAALYIQSHAQNTGIPATTNIPGQKYPQVLPDNRVVFRVKAPDAHKLQIDLGKKYDMVKDSSGFWTVTTEPIVEGFHYYSLIADGVATCDPSSQTFYGMGRMASGIDIPDKDMEYYQAKNVPHGQVRSVNYYSDITKAWRRANVYTPPGYDESPKKRYPVLYLQHGAGEDESGWPSQGKMDFILDNLIAEGKATPMIVVMERGYATDPTKPVSTTGNGPGSMNSNVFPEVLVKEVIPMIDKTFRTLTDRDNRAMAGLSMGGFQTFQTTMTNLDKFAYIGGFSGAGRLQPGADIKQLYDGAWADADAFNKKVKVVYVSIGTKEPERMYTGVKGFHEALEKAGIRHVYYESPGTSHEWQTWRRSLRQYASLIFKK, translated from the coding sequence ATGAAAAAAATACTTGCCTTAACCCTTTGTGTGGCTGCTCTGTACATACAAAGCCATGCGCAAAACACCGGCATTCCGGCCACAACCAATATTCCGGGGCAGAAGTACCCACAGGTGCTGCCCGACAACCGGGTGGTATTTCGGGTGAAAGCGCCGGATGCTCACAAGCTACAAATCGACTTGGGGAAAAAGTACGATATGGTGAAAGACTCCAGTGGTTTCTGGACCGTAACGACCGAACCCATCGTTGAAGGTTTCCATTACTATTCGCTCATTGCCGATGGTGTTGCCACCTGCGATCCGTCTAGTCAGACGTTTTATGGTATGGGCCGAATGGCAAGTGGGATCGATATTCCCGACAAGGATATGGAATATTATCAGGCCAAAAATGTTCCGCATGGTCAGGTTCGTTCCGTTAATTATTATTCCGATATCACCAAAGCATGGCGTCGGGCCAACGTCTACACACCTCCTGGCTACGACGAAAGTCCGAAAAAGCGATACCCCGTTCTGTATCTGCAACATGGCGCGGGCGAAGATGAATCCGGCTGGCCCAGTCAGGGGAAAATGGATTTTATCCTCGACAACCTGATTGCGGAAGGTAAAGCGACCCCCATGATCGTAGTGATGGAGCGTGGGTATGCCACTGACCCTACAAAACCCGTCAGTACAACAGGAAATGGCCCCGGTTCAATGAACAGCAATGTATTTCCCGAAGTACTGGTCAAGGAAGTGATCCCGATGATCGACAAAACCTTCCGAACGCTGACCGACCGGGATAACCGGGCGATGGCGGGTCTGTCGATGGGTGGTTTCCAGACGTTCCAGACTACGATGACCAACCTCGACAAATTTGCCTATATCGGTGGATTTAGCGGAGCGGGCCGTTTGCAGCCCGGAGCCGACATTAAACAACTCTACGACGGAGCCTGGGCTGATGCTGACGCATTCAATAAAAAGGTAAAAGTGGTTTATGTGAGCATAGGCACCAAGGAGCCTGAGCGGATGTATACCGGCGTGAAAGGCTTCCATGAAGCACTGGAAAAAGCGGGTATCAGGCATGTGTACTACGAGTCGCCGGGCACGTCGCACGAATGGCAAACCTGGCGACGCTCACTGCGCCAGTACGCAAGCCTGATTTTCAAAAAATAA